The Arachis ipaensis cultivar K30076 chromosome B07, Araip1.1, whole genome shotgun sequence genome includes a window with the following:
- the LOC107607026 gene encoding uncharacterized protein LOC107607026 codes for MAMEAWNRLRDIFQDNKHSHAIILEYDFTHVDMIDFPNVYTYCQHLKSLSDQLKNIGSLVDNNKLVLQLVFGLADPYKGVTTLIRQSDPLPQFYQAHSMLNLEDADLSKKAAHSSSSAMVDHFSNGSHDIPNHASSNHNIMVERGTKTVVIMEGKITATMVVVEAKRGEPAERVVPEMV; via the coding sequence ATGGCAATGGAGGCTTGGAATAGACTGCGTGACATATTTCAGGATAACAAGCACTCTCATGCCATCATCCTTGAGTATGACTTTACTCATGTAGACATGATAGATTTTCCAAATGTCTATACTTATTGTCAACATCTCAAATCTTTGTCGGACCAACTCAAGAATATTGGCTCTCTCGTCGATAATAATAAACTTGTTCTTCAACTGGTCTTTGGCCTCGCCGATCCCTACAAAGGTGTGACCACTCTTATTCGCCAAAGTGATCCTTTACCCCAATTCTATCAAGCCCATTCGATGCTCAATCTTGAAGATGCCGACCTTAGTAAGAAGGCGGCACATAGCTCCTCATCAGCCATGGTTGATCATTTTTCCAATGGCTCTCATGATATTCCTAATCATGCCTCTTCCAACCACAATATAATGGTGGAAAGAGGAACCAAAACCGTAGTAATAATGGAAGGAAAAATCACAGCAACAATGGTGGTCGTGGAGGCGAAAAGAGGGGAACCAGCGGAGAGGGTAGTACCAGAAATGGTCTGA
- the LOC110265013 gene encoding uncharacterized protein LOC110265013 — translation MPFGLKNAGATYQRLMNKIFGDIIGKTVEVYVDDILAKTTRTEDLLSDLESVFTALRRHVTDDALTTVLVREKAKAQQPIYFVSKALQGVELRYSKLEKLTLALLTSSRRLRQYFQGHQVVVRTDQGIRQVLQKPDLAGRMMTWAIELSQYDLRYEPRHAIKAQAMTDFLVEVTRDPTEDTGTRWKLHVDGASNQTSGGTEIILESPTGVIYEQSVKFEFPVSNNQAEYEALLGGLILAQEVGATRLEICSDSQIVTSQVNGSYQARDSLLQKYLERVKELSKQFEEVMVQHVPRERNTRADLLSKLASTKPGTGNRSLIQGITREPAVALHLTEISPSWMDSITDFLQNSKLPGSEKEAKMLRREAAKYTVIQGQLFKKGLSQPLLKCLHPDQTDYWGVDLLGPFPVGPGQVKYLIVAVDYYTKWIEAEPLATISSSNCKKFMWRQVITRFGIAEVVISDNGTQFTDKKFVEFLAGLGIKQKFSSIEHPQTNGQVESANKIILLGLKKRLDNKKGAWADELASVLLSYRKTEQSATRETLFCLTYGVDAMIPVEIGEPSPRLLLKGVEEAVEKDLVDETREKAHLSEVALKQRMALRYNTKVLKRDFERNDLVLRRNDISLPTQGEGKLATNWEGPYRVREVLGKGTYKLER, via the exons ATGCCCTTCGGCCTGAAGAacgcaggggccacatatcaaaggttgatgaacaagatattcggCGACATCATTGGCAAAAcagtggaagtctacgtggacgacatcctTGCCAAGACCACCCGAACCGAAGACCTTCTGAGCGACCTGGAAAGCGTATTCACGGCTCTCCGacgacacg TAACGGATGATGCGCTGACGACGGTCTTGGTGCGGGAAAAAGCGAAAGCCCAACAACCAATTTACTTTGTGAGTAAAGCCCTGCAAGGAGTAGAACTTAGGTACAGCAAGTTAGAAAAACTGACACTAGCGCTCCTAACCTCTTCCCGCAGGCTACGGCAATACTTCCAAGGTCACCAAGTGGTCGTAAGAACGGACCAAGGAATTCGTCAAGTGCTCCAAAAACCCGACCTAGCGGGAAGGATGATGACTTGGGCCATCGAGCTGTCCCAATATGATTTAAGGTACGAGCCTCGACATGCAATCAAGGCGCAAGCAATGACAGACTTCCTGGTGGAAGTAACCAGAGACCCAACCGAGGACACGGGCACACGATGGAAGCTCCATGtagacggagcctccaaccagaCGTCCGGGGGCACCGAGATCATCTTAGAAAGCCCAACCGGGGTCATTTACGAACAGTCGGTCAAGTTCGAGTTTCCAgtgtcgaacaaccaagcagagtATGAAGCCCTCCTAGGCGGCTTGATCTTAGCCCAGGAAGTCGGGGCTACGAGGCTAGAAATATGCAGCGACTCACAGATCGTCACGTCGCAAGTGAATGGAAGCTACCAAGCTAGAGATTCGCTATTACAGAAGTACTTAGAGAGGGTTAAAGAACTGAGCAAACAGTTTGAGGAGGTCATGGTCCAACACGTTCCAAGGGagaggaacacacgggcagacctcctatccAAGCTAGCGAGCACAAAACCTGGAACCGGCAACCGCTCCCTCATTCAAGGCATCACGAGAGAACCAGCGGTTGCCCTCCACCTGACCGAGATAAGCCCCTCCTGGATGGACTCCATCACTGATTTCTTGCAAAACAGCAAACTCCCTGGAAGCGAGAAGGAAGCTAAAATGTTAAGAAGGGAGGCTGCCAAATACACGGTCATACAGGGCcaactattcaaaaagggacttaGCCAACCTCTGCTGAAGTGCCtacaccccgaccagacggactac tggggagtcgacctcttgggaCCTTTCCCGGTTGGCCCAGGGCAAGTCAAATATCTCATAGTCGCCGTCGACtattacaccaaatggatagaagCCGAGCCACTGGCCACTATCTCCTCGTCCAATTGTaaaaagttcatgtggaggcaggtgataactcGATTCGGCATCGCGGAGGTCGTCATTTCAGACAACGGGACGCAATTCACCGATAAGAAGTTTGTAGAGTTCCTCGCCGGCTTGGGCATCAAACAGAAATTCTCCTCGATAGAGCACCCCCAGACAAACGGACAAGTCGAGTCCGCAAATAAGATCATCTTGCTGGGCCTCAAGAAGCGGCTAGACAACAAGAAAGGAGCGTGGGCTGATGAGCTCGCCTCAGTCCTCTTGTCCTACCGTAAAACCGAGCAGTCTGCCACGAGAGAAACCCTCTTCTGCCTGACATACGGGGTAGACGCAATGATACCCGTAGAGATCGGTGAGCCGAGCCCACGGTTACTTCTCAAAGGGGTGGAAGAAGCTGTAGAGAAGGACCTAGTAGATGAAACCAGGGAGAAGGCCCATCTGTCAGAAGTAGCactaaagcaaagaatggcccTACGCTACAACACCAAAGTGCTCAAGAGAGATTTTGAGCGAAACGACCTCGTCCTACGGCGCAATGACATCAGCCTACCGACCCAAGGAGAAGGCAAACTGGCGAcaaactgggaaggcccctacagggtCAGAGAAGTGCTTGGCAAGGGCACCTACAAATTGGAgaggtga